In Candidatus Limnocylindrales bacterium, the DNA window GTCGGCCGAGTGCACAACGATCGACGCGCGCAGGCGCTGACTCGCCCACTCCTCGGCTTCGGCAGCCGCCAGGCGGGCGTAGTGCTCGAGCCGCGCTTCCTGCTCGCGGGTGATCTGCAGCCCCATCTTGCGGAGCTGCTGCACGAGCGCGGCGACGGCGAGCGGCACGAGCGCGACGATCGCGGCGTTGAGGATGGTCCGGAGACTCTCGTGAATCAGGTCATGCATGGCGTCAGGTCCTTTCAGGCCAGCTGGCCGACGACCACGCGGCCGCGGCGGAAGGGAATGTGCACGTGCTCGCCGGCGCGCGCCTGCAGCGGCGTCGCCTCGCCCGTGCCGGGGTCGATCAGCGATCCGGTGAAGCTGCGGTGAATCGGGAACGCGCGATCGGGACCCGGCCCGTACAACGTGGCCACGAAGCGGCCGTCGTCCGCGATCGCGTGATCGCAGCGCATCGCGTCGTTCGGGACCGTGAACACGCGCGTCGGTTTGTCGTGATAGCCGTGCGTCATCCCAAACCGCATGACGTCGCGCGGCAGATACGTCTTGGCACGCGCCACGGCCGCGTACCCCGCGTTCGCCTTGATCGGCTGCCGCCGCCAGATGCCATCGCCGCAGAAGTAGATGTAGGCCTGGCGGAACGTGAGGCTCTGCGCGGCGAACAGGCCCATCGCTTCGTCGTCGAGCTCGTGCGGGTTGTCGGTCACGGTCACGAGCTCGCCGGGCCCGGTGTGCTCGGACTGAATCCCGAGGCGGCGCAGCGGCCGCACCTCCCACGGAATCGAGAAGATGTGCCGCGCCTTGTCGTACCAGTGCCCGCCGCGATAGCCGTGCACGTCGAACACCTGGGCGGGATCGATGCTGTAGGCGTCGAGCTCGTGCTGCTCCTCTCCTGGTGGGGACGTCAGCGATCGGATGCCGCGGCCGCCGGCGTCGCGATACCAGCGCATCATGGTGGCGAGCTGCTGCGGATCCGCCTCGCCCGTCTGCCAGGCCTCATTGCCGGCATCGCAGAACGCCGCCGGCAGCGTGGCGAGCCGCTCCATGAAGCGGCGGCGATCGCGAATCGCGCCGACGTCGCCCTGCGACCACACCGGCAGCAGCTGCCGCGCCGTGAGCTCCGCGCTGAAGGCCTCGAGCGCGTCGAAGCGGTCCTCCCCGCTGACCTCGCGATCCTTGCGGCGCCAGTAATCACCGCTCAGATGTGTCCAGACGCGCGGCCCGTGATAGCCCGCGTCGGCCATGTCGTCGAGCTCCTGCAGGGCAACCGCCGGCTCCCGCACGTAGAGCGCGAAGAGATCGCCGGCGTGCAGGAACGTCGGGAGAATCGGCCCGCGATCGTCGACGTAGAGGCCGCCTTCGATGCGCAGCTGCCCGACGATGGGATCCCGCGCCGGCGGCGGCGGGACCTCGAGGCCGAGCGCGCGCTCGAGCTCGCGGAGGTGCTTCGCGCGCGCCTGGTCGGCCGGCATGAAGGCGCTGTCATAGGCGGTGCGTGCGGTCCAGACGGTGTTCTCGAGATCGAGCGGATGCCCGGCGCGCGCGTAGCGCTCGGAGACGGCGCGCTGCGTCTCGATCAGGAAGGCATCACCGGGATACGGAAACGTCGGCGGCATCAAATCCTCACAGTTCGCGGTTCACAACACAAAGGGGCGGCCGTCTGGCGAGTCTTCAGACCCGCCACACGACCGCCCCTTCGGTCGCTCTCAGTTGTCGTCGCCGGCCGGCGCGGGTCGCGACTCCCGCGCCGTGTCGTGCGACGGTGCGTTACGTCGTCGGCTTCGAGAGGAAAAACGAGAGCGCCCGGCTCTCGACGCCTTCCTCGTCCGCCTTTCGCATCGCGCCGGTATCGACCGCGCGATCGATCATGTAGCTCCGCGCGGCCACGAGCGCGTCATTCACCAGGCGCCCGGCGTGCGCCGTGAGCGCGCGCTTCGTGCGATCGTCCAGCGTGCTCGTCTCCGGCACGCCGAGCACGCGCTGCAGCCAGCGGATCGCCCGCGCCGGGCCGCTGTTGATCCCGAAGTCGATCAACTGCTCGCGCAGCGGCGCGAACGGCACATTCACCGGGGTAAAGCCCGGCCCGATGATGTAGCGCATGCGGAAGATCTCGCGCGCTTCACTGATGGGCATCGCCTGCAGCTCCGCGATCGTGGCGGGCCGACCGAGCTTGCGCCACTCGCCGAGCACCGGCGCCGTCACGCCGTACATCGTGTCGGGGTCGATCGAGCCGTCCGGGCGTCGCACCGCGGCGCGAAAGCCGCCCTCGCGCGCGAGCACGGCGTCGAGGATCTCGTCGTCGGTCATCGCTGCACCTGTGACAGTAACCAGATCACGATCGGCACAATGGCGCCGCCGATCGCCCACATCGCTTTGCCGAACCGCGCGACGCCGCGCGCGTCGCGCGCCAGGTCGATCAATTCTCGGAGCTCGGGCGGCAGCGGCGCCGGCACGTCCACACGCTTCAGGTTCTTCAGCTCATGGTCATGCCCGGTGACGCGCTCCTCGAGCCGCGTCGTGCGGCCATTGGTGATCCGCACTTGCGTGGCAATCTCGTTCAGCTGATGACTGTGCCGCTCGTCGATGTCGACCAGGCGGCGATGAATCTCGCCGATCGTGACGTCGTCCGTCATCGTCACCCCTCAATCACGCCGTCGATGCCGCTGTACGGTCCCTGGTCGGCGCCGCCGTTGTCGCCGTACCAGGTCGTCGTCCCCGTCGCGGCCGAGTACTCGAGCCAGGCGTAGTAGTGGTACCCCACCGCGGGGATGAGGCGCAGCAGCGCGACGTGCCCGACGATGTAGTTCGCCACGGGGCTCGTGGCCTGGCCGAACAGCCCGCCCGTCGTCGGGAGGCCCGACGTCCAGTCCTGCCCGATCCCGACGCTCATGCCGACGCCGGCGTTGTCGTTCGAGCTCCCCGCGCGGAGGCGCAGGTCGAGGGGCACTTCCGCGACGCCGATGACGACGGCCACCTGATTGCTCGTGCTGCCGTTCGCCTGTCGCCAGGTCGCGGTCGTGTAAGTCCAGCTGTTCGTGGCCTCCGTCACGCGCAGCGGCCGCGGCACCCGGTTGTAGTAGTTCCACACAAATCGCTTCGCAAAGGAGTCCTCGGTCTGATTCGTGCCGGTCGCGCGAATGGTGCCGAGGTAGCGCCGGGTGTGAGCGTCGGACTTCACGTACACCCCGTCGCGTAGCGCCAGCGCCACCGCTCGCGTCGTGTCGTTTGTCCAGATGCGCAGTTCCAGCGTGAGCGTCCCGTTGGCGTCAAACACGAAGACATCCGCGTTGAAGCCCGATGTGACCGACAACGCCAGCGACCGCTCCGTGAAGGCGTAGGTGATCCACTGCGAACCGTTCCAGAGCGCACAGCGATTCCCCTGGTACGGCGTCCAATAAATCGTCGCAGCGCCCGTGACATCGGTGGTCGTGACGGGGGTACCGCTCGTCAACGTGAGTCGACCGTCACACGGTCGCGGATCCGCGAGCGGATTGACGGGATTGGTTGCGACGTTGAGCGACGTCGTGGAGGCCGCGACCCCCACGGCCCGCGCGCTGGTGGGGGCGGTCGCGGTGATCGCGCCGGCCGTGGCACTGACGAAGTACTGCGCACCCGGCGTCAGCGGGCCCGCCAGCGTCATGGCGCCGGCCTGGCGAAACGTGCCCGATTCCCCGACTGAAAGTGTCGCGAGCACGAATCCGAGTTGGGGCGTCGTGGACGCGTAGGGGAAATCCGCGTCCGCCTTGTACCAGGATCCGGCAATACCGCCGCCGGTGCCGTCGGAGAGGTAACAGAGCTCGCCCGCGAGCAGCGACTCGCCGGCGATGCCGGTGATGTCCTGGTTGGTCGACGACGCAGGGACCGCCGGGATGTTGTCCTGCGTCCAGATCGTCACGTCGGCGCTCGTCTTGAGGACGAACTTGTACGACTTGCCGGGCGCCAGATAGAACGTGAGCCAGCCGCTCGCGTCGGTCACCGCCGGATTCGCATGCGGCGTCGTCAGCGTGACGTTCTGATAGACCGGCTCCGGCGTGTTGGTGCCGGCGAGATAGGTATAGAGCTTGCCGCCGTTGAGCGGGTTGCCGTTGGCGTCGTGGAACTGCTGCCGGCCGACGGGCGCCATGGTGCCCTGGGCGGCGGCGATCGCCGGCAGCACGAGCGCGAGCACGACGAGGCACGTGACAACGCGGCGGCGTCTGACTAGACTGGGGCTCATGTCCCGCTGGCGCCTATGGCTCGATCGAATCTGGCTCACCGCGATCGCGCTCGCGTTTGGCATTTGGGTCGTCATCACGGTCGCGCGCTGGGCCGACTGGGTCGGTTGGCGCCCGGTCCTCGTGTTCCTCGTCGTGTTTCTATCGGTGCTCATCGTCCGCTCTCGCGCCCCACACCCAGATAGACCTTGACCCAGCGTCGCTGCTGCGGATCCCATCGCAGGTATTCTCCGGCGCGCGTCGACTGCACGCGGCTTCCATCGGCGGGCGGCGGCGTCACACGTGTCTGGCGTGCTGGCGGCAAGAGGCCGCGCACGTCACGACGGGCCGGTTCCGCAGGGACCCCGCGCACATAGGAATCGTCCGCTGGCGGCGGTGTGAACCGAGGGCCGCGCGTCAGCAACCCACGAACCGCCGGGCGGCGTGGCATCTCCACCGGCGCCGGGCGACCGTCAAAGGACGCAAACGCACGGCGAATCAAGGCGTCCGTCGTCTGCTGCTCCTTCATGAACTTGGCAGCGCTGCGCATCGCGTGCGCGCTCGCGATGTCCGCGAAGCCGGTGAGATCCTTGTGCGCGAGCCGCCACGCGCCGCGAGCGAAGTCACCCGCCGCGCGCGCGTTGCTGATCTGCTCGTTGAGGCTCTCGGGCTGCTGCCGTTTCGCGACATTCGCACGACGATAGGTCTCGTGCTCGACGCTCATCAGGGCACCGTAGCGGCGGTTCAGCTCACGCGCCGCCGCGCCCTGGCCAGGGTGATCCAGCGTCATGTAGATCACGTTGCGCAGTGCCGTGGCCTGCGCCTCGAGCGCGGCGATCTCCGGATCCGACGCGAGCGCCTTGCGCTGCGCGGTCGGGTACTTCGCGTAGAAGCCGTCGAGCTCCGCGTTGGTGTCGCGAAGGATCTCCTCGGCCTCTTCGATCGGCAGGCGTCGGCGATAGACCGCGCTCCGCTCGATCAACGCCTTGGCCTTCGCGGGGTTCTCCAGCAGCGTCTTGCGCGGAATACTTCTCGCGGCGGCTTCAGCGACCGGCGTCAAGTCGACCGTCGATCCCATCTCACGCATTGGTCCCGCGAGCTCGTCGTACTGCGCGCGGACGCGCTGTTTCGCGGCGCGTGTGGCTTCGAGTAAGTCGTCGATGCTCGCGATCGGCCGGCCGAGCGTTTCCTCGGTGATTTTTAGCTCCGGCATCGCGCGATCGAGGGACTGCTCGAATCGCGTATTTGTCGAGCGGGGCTTGAGTGCCTGCACCAACATGGTGCGCGGCTGCTGCGGCGCGGCCGTGCGAATGGCGCCGGCAACGGCACCGCCGATCCCTCCCTCGCGTGCGCCCGCGGCGGCGCGCTGCGCAGCCCGGCCGCTCGCGCGCAACGCCACGCCAGCGACGGGGAGCACCGCACCGGCCACAACCGCAGTGCCAACCGTGCCGGGATCGCCGCCCGACTGCAGCGCCGCCACGCCTCCGCTGGCGGCCGCCTCGCCAACAGCCCGAGTGCCCAGGCGCGATCCGCTCAGCGCGCGCGACACGCGCGCCAGCGGTGACGCGAACTCGGCGATCTGCTCACCGTAGAAGCCGATTTGTCCGGCCACGGATTCCGGCGGCGTCATCGCCGCTTGCGCCTCGGGATGGTCGATGATGCGCTCCATGCCGAACAGACGCCGCACGAGATCGCCGCCGTGATACACGGTCGAAGCGAGGCCGGCTCCGACGCCGCGCGCGAGATCGGCCGCCGGGTGCGACGGCCCCGTCGATGAGCGAAACACCACGTCGCGGCGGTCGTACACGTCCGGCGCGCGCCCCGCACTGGGGTCAGTCGACACAAACGGGGACCGTGATGGCGCGGCTGACGGCGACGTCACACGCCGCGCGGCGTTGGGATCCGTGGAGACGAACGGCGAGGCCTGCGGCATCTACGGCTTCCATCCCTTCGGCACCCAGCCGCTCTGGCCGTTGATGGTGCGCCACTCGACGGGCTTGCCGTCGATGACACCCTGCTCGCCTTCACGGGGCGTGGCGGTGCCGCCTGCCGGCCGATCGGGCACCGCCGCCTGCGTCGACGTTGACGATAGGTTCTGCAACGAGTTGGTAATCTCCAGCACGCGCTTGATCTTGCGATCGCGTAGCGACTTCGAATCACCCGGCTTCGGGAACATCGCCTTCACGCTGTCCACATCCTGCTGCGTCAGCACGCCCGTGTGACCGTACGCCCGCGCCACGAGTGGCGTGAAGCTCTCGATCAGCGCCGTGTATTCCGCCACGTCGTCGTCATAATTGGCCTGCGCGGCGAGCTTTGCGGCGCCGCCCGCCATCTTCGCGAGCAGGCCCTGCTGGGTATTGATCCGCTCGGACAGTTCGGAAAGTGCGTTGAGAATCGGACCGGCCTGTTGAAACTTGCGCGCGTCCTGCGTCTCGAGCGCCGACGGCACTGGCCGCGGATTCGTAATCGGCTCGCCGTCCGGACCGACATAGCGACCGGTGCGCGCGTCGAAGTTGGCCATGACCGGCACACCCTCGTCGTTCAGCACCTCTTTCGCTTGGAACGAGGGGCCTGGATCCGGTCGCTGAGGCGGAACCGGACTCAGCTCGGCGATCGGATTGCCCTGGAGATCAAAGTACTCGCCGCTCTGTGGATCGAAGTTGACGAACGTCGGCCGACCGCCGACCATCGCCGTTTCGCGCTGCAGGTTCCGCTTCTCCGGTGGCCGGATGCCCTGTGCAATGGTCTCGCGCGTCTGAGGGTCGACGAGCAGCTCGTTGGGTCCGAGCTTCACGGGCTCTTTCGGCTTGATGAGCGACGCGAACTTCGGCGACGAGCCGACGACGGCGCGCGTGAGCTCGGCGATCGATGCCGGGTCCTGGCTCGCCATGCGATCGAGCACGTCGAGCTCGCGCGCCGGCGCCAGATCATTCGCGCGCGCGTACTCGAGCGCCGCGGCGAACGACTCCGGACGATTGCCGCCCTGCAGCACGCCGTAGAACACGCTCGCAACCGCATCCCGCCGGGCGTTCAGGACCGCGAGCGCCGCGTTGTCCTGCTCGTCGAGCCGCTGGAACACGTCCGGCAGTCGATCGGCCAGGCCGGCGTTGGTGAATTCCTGCGTCAGCAGATCGCGATCGAACCGCGTCACGCCGTCCTCGCCGCGCTTCAGCGCGAGCGGCAGCATCGACCGCTCGAACGCCTGCCCGCGCTGCTCCTGCTCGACCGCGGCCGCCTGGGCGCGGCCGGTGCGCAGCTGCAGCTCGCGCGCCTCGTCCTCCTGACCGCGCCGGCGATCCTCGATCGCCCGCTGCCGCTCCATGTCACGCGACTGCTGCCAGCCGCCAATGGTGCGCGCGATCGTGTCCCCGACCGACTGCCACATCTGTGCCTGGCTGTCGCCGCGGCGCAGCTCGAGCTCCGCGGCGCGGCGGCCGGAGAGCCCGAGCAGCTCGCCGATCGTGTCGCCGTACCGCGAGCGGTAGGGCTCACGCACGAACGGCTGCGGCACGTAGTCGACGCGGGTGTAGGGCATCGCGCGCTTACTCCATCGGCGGCAGTGTGGCCAGCCGCGTCATGGCATCAAGCTGGTCCCGCCAGCGCTTGTACGCGTCGTCCTTGTCGGTCGCCCAACGGCGATACAGATCTTCGAACGTCAGCTCGGCGCCGCGGAACTCGGGGTTGAACGCCGCTTGCTCCGCGGCGAACGTGCGGTCATACGCGCCCTGGCGATTCGCGACGTTGCCGCTCCACGTGTCGCGCGCGATGTTGTAGTTCGTCGTGTACGCGTCGGCCGCGTTGGCGCGATTGGCCGTGTAGGTACCGAACGCATTCGCCCGATTGCGATCGTAGGTGTCCGCGAGCTCGCCGAACCGCTGCTGGCGCGCCTGCAGCGTCTGGCCGACGTTGCGATCGTGCGTGTCCGCCGCGCGGTTGTAGACGTTGTGGTAGTTCTGCTCCGCGAAGCGGTTGCCCCACCCGAGCAGCTCTTTCAGCGTGCCGCCTGTGCGCAGCAGACCGCGCGCCGCGGCGCTGTTGGTCATCGCGCGCAGTCCCTCGTCGCGCGCGAACGCATAGCCGGGTTCGCGCGCGGCGTCCTCGAGCGTCGGCGCCTGGAACGGCGTGAGCTCGAGCGGGCCGAGATCCGGCCGGAACGCGTCGTACGCAAACTCGGCGTACGAGAACGGCGCCGGCGCCTCGAAGTCGGCCGGGCGCTCGAACGGCGTCGGCCGAAAGCGCGGAAATGCAAAGCCGTCCCGCGTCGGGGCCCCGGGACTCGTCGGCGGGGGCAGCGCGGGCGGGCGGTAATTGGGAAACGTACGCCCCTGATCGTCGACCGCGCCGTACCAGACATCATCGCCGCCGCCGACGAGATCTTCCCCCGGGGGCAGCACGGCGCCGCCGCCCATATCGCCGCCGGG includes these proteins:
- a CDS encoding glycosyl hydrolase 108 family protein; translated protein: MTDDEILDAVLAREGGFRAAVRRPDGSIDPDTMYGVTAPVLGEWRKLGRPATIAELQAMPISEAREIFRMRYIIGPGFTPVNVPFAPLREQLIDFGINSGPARAIRWLQRVLGVPETSTLDDRTKRALTAHAGRLVNDALVAARSYMIDRAVDTGAMRKADEEGVESRALSFFLSKPTT